A region of Phycisphaeraceae bacterium DNA encodes the following proteins:
- a CDS encoding isoprenylcysteine carboxylmethyltransferase family protein, with product MTIHTIAPAVRREFEPGSRSFPARAAILVYGLVAYALFFGAFLYLIAFVGGLWVPRHLASGAASPLSVAIPVNLALIALFGAQHAVMARRGFKSWITRFIPQAMERSTFVLATVACLAAMFTLWRPMPQVAWEAGPGWARVALWVVFASGWGMVLFSSFIISHFDLFGVRQVALEFLRRRYEQVGFRVVGPYKLVRHPLMLGFLLAFWSTPTMTAGGLLFAAGMSLYILIGVTMEERDLLRAFGEHYRQYRRSVPAVIPSPFRRWKGQA from the coding sequence ATGACCATCCACACCATCGCCCCGGCGGTCCGTCGGGAGTTCGAGCCGGGCTCGCGCTCGTTCCCGGCGCGTGCCGCGATCCTCGTGTACGGGCTCGTCGCCTACGCGCTGTTTTTCGGCGCGTTCCTGTATCTCATCGCCTTCGTGGGGGGGCTGTGGGTTCCGCGCCATCTGGCGTCGGGGGCCGCGTCGCCGCTGTCCGTCGCGATCCCGGTGAATCTCGCGCTGATCGCGCTGTTCGGCGCGCAGCACGCGGTGATGGCTCGGCGCGGGTTCAAGTCGTGGATCACGCGTTTCATTCCGCAGGCGATGGAGCGTTCGACCTTCGTCCTGGCGACGGTCGCGTGTCTGGCGGCGATGTTCACGCTGTGGAGGCCCATGCCGCAGGTTGCGTGGGAGGCCGGCCCGGGCTGGGCGCGGGTCGCGCTGTGGGTGGTGTTCGCGAGCGGGTGGGGGATGGTGCTGTTCTCGTCGTTCATCATCTCGCACTTCGACCTGTTCGGCGTGCGCCAGGTCGCGCTGGAGTTCCTGCGCCGGCGCTACGAGCAGGTCGGCTTCCGCGTGGTGGGGCCCTACAAGCTGGTCCGTCACCCGCTGATGCTGGGGTTCCTGCTGGCGTTCTGGTCGACGCCCACGATGACAGCGGGGGGGCTGCTCTTCGCGGCCGGGATGTCGCTCTACATCCTGATCGGCGTCACCATGGAGGAACGCGACCTGCTGAGGGCCTTCGGGGAGCACTATCGCCAGTACCGGCGCTCCGTCCCGGCTGTGATCCCGAGCCCGTTCCGGCGCTGGAAGGGGCAGGCGTGA
- a CDS encoding ATP-binding cassette domain-containing protein, producing MKQATTSPSEEPIIKVEGFSAAFGKNVVLRDVDFEIARGEIVVIGGGSGCGKSTVMKHMIGLHKPAAGRILIFGKDIAQQAGDERRAMLREFGVMYQSGALFGSMTLRENLRLVLEEFTDLPSDAMDAVALSKLKLVGLEGAADKLPSEISGGMKKRAAIARAMALDPGILFLDEPSAGLDPIMSADLDQLILDLRRLMRMTFVVITHELSSIFTIADRVVVLDAARKTKVAEDTPVNLRDKSDDPWVRQFFSRESTAQAAERAGTP from the coding sequence ATGAAGCAAGCGACGACGAGCCCGAGCGAGGAACCGATCATCAAGGTCGAGGGCTTCAGCGCCGCGTTCGGGAAGAACGTCGTGCTGCGCGACGTGGATTTCGAGATCGCGCGGGGCGAGATCGTGGTGATCGGGGGGGGCTCTGGCTGCGGCAAGAGCACGGTCATGAAGCACATGATCGGGCTGCACAAGCCGGCGGCCGGGCGGATCCTGATCTTCGGCAAGGACATCGCGCAGCAGGCCGGCGACGAGCGCCGTGCGATGCTGCGCGAGTTCGGCGTGATGTATCAGTCGGGCGCGCTCTTCGGCTCGATGACGCTCCGCGAGAACCTGCGACTGGTGCTCGAAGAGTTCACGGACCTGCCCTCGGACGCGATGGACGCCGTCGCGCTCTCGAAACTCAAGCTGGTCGGGCTCGAAGGCGCGGCGGACAAGCTGCCCTCGGAGATCTCGGGAGGCATGAAGAAGCGGGCGGCGATCGCGCGCGCGATGGCGCTCGACCCGGGCATCCTGTTCCTCGACGAGCCGTCGGCCGGGCTCGATCCGATCATGAGCGCCGATCTCGATCAACTGATCCTGGACCTGCGCCGGCTGATGCGCATGACCTTCGTGGTGATCACGCACGAGCTGTCGAGTATCTTCACGATCGCCGACCGGGTGGTCGTGCTGGACGCGGCGAGGAAGACCAAGGTGGCGGAGGACACGCCGGTGAACCTTCGAGACAAGAGCGACGATCCCTGGGTCAGGCAGTTTTTCAGTCGTGAGAGCACCGCGCAGGCGGCCGAAAGGGCGGGCACACCGTGA
- a CDS encoding DEAD/DEAH box helicase, producing the protein MQTFEAFGLAAPILRSLEQEGYTHPTPVQAESIAPAMADRDVLACAQTGTGKTAAFLLPIIHRLLETPRAFRHQGIATPRALVLSPTRELASQIADSFATYARHTHLKETTVVGGVSQHRQERALARGCDLLVATPGRLQDLMNQRIVDLGSIDVFVLDEADRMLDMGFIQPIRQIASAIPQSRQTLMFSATMPRAIAELARSLLNDPVRVTVEKKVETARLIEQMVYQIDKPRKQSLLHHLLIQPGVDRAIVFTRTKHGAERLSKNLEAAGFDCTAIHGNKTQRQRERALDAFRHGDCTILVATDVAARGLDVDGVTHVFNYELPDDAESYVHRIGRTGRAGAKGIAIAFCDPAERKLLRAVEAEIGARVPIAELPPRSNASGAPAPRPATPEVQAPRAEQRADRRPAPQTQARDSRPHAKPSGPKPGPRPDSAGAPAKPRAKHHSGAAHAAHPLPKPGAKPGAKPSDRRTAAPGAKGKSRGASASSGAPSKAGAHPKAKQRPGQGVKKFSGPGRTRQA; encoded by the coding sequence TTGCAGACCTTCGAAGCCTTCGGCCTCGCCGCGCCCATCCTCCGCTCGCTCGAGCAGGAAGGGTACACCCACCCCACCCCCGTTCAGGCCGAGTCGATCGCCCCCGCCATGGCGGACCGCGATGTGCTCGCCTGCGCCCAGACAGGCACCGGCAAGACCGCCGCGTTCCTGCTCCCCATCATCCACCGGCTGCTCGAGACCCCTCGCGCCTTCAGGCACCAGGGCATCGCGACGCCTCGCGCGCTCGTGCTGTCCCCCACGCGTGAGCTCGCGTCGCAGATCGCCGACAGCTTCGCGACCTACGCCCGTCACACGCACCTGAAAGAGACCACGGTCGTGGGCGGCGTGAGCCAGCACCGTCAGGAGCGAGCCCTCGCCCGTGGCTGCGACTTGCTCGTCGCGACCCCCGGTCGCCTGCAGGACCTCATGAACCAGCGCATCGTCGATCTGGGCTCGATCGACGTCTTCGTCCTCGACGAGGCCGACCGCATGCTCGACATGGGCTTCATCCAGCCCATCCGGCAGATCGCGTCGGCGATCCCCCAGTCGCGACAGACGCTGATGTTCTCGGCGACGATGCCCCGCGCCATCGCCGAGCTCGCCCGCTCGCTGCTCAACGACCCGGTGCGCGTGACCGTCGAGAAGAAGGTCGAGACCGCTCGCCTGATCGAGCAGATGGTCTACCAGATCGACAAGCCGCGCAAGCAGTCGCTGCTGCATCACCTGCTCATCCAGCCCGGCGTCGACCGCGCGATCGTCTTCACGCGCACGAAGCACGGCGCCGAGCGCCTGAGCAAGAACCTCGAGGCGGCCGGCTTCGACTGCACCGCGATCCACGGCAACAAGACGCAGCGCCAGCGCGAGCGCGCGCTCGACGCCTTCCGCCACGGTGACTGCACCATCCTCGTCGCGACCGACGTCGCCGCCCGCGGGCTCGATGTCGACGGCGTGACCCACGTCTTCAACTACGAGCTGCCCGACGACGCCGAGTCGTATGTGCACCGCATCGGGCGCACCGGGCGCGCCGGCGCCAAGGGCATCGCGATCGCCTTCTGCGACCCGGCGGAGCGCAAGCTGCTCCGCGCCGTCGAGGCCGAGATCGGCGCGCGTGTGCCCATCGCCGAGCTGCCCCCTCGCAGCAACGCCTCCGGAGCCCCCGCGCCGCGCCCCGCGACGCCGGAGGTTCAGGCGCCCAGAGCGGAGCAGCGCGCCGATCGTCGCCCTGCGCCTCAGACCCAGGCGCGCGACTCCCGCCCCCACGCCAAGCCCTCGGGCCCGAAGCCCGGGCCCAGGCCCGACTCTGCCGGCGCACCCGCCAAGCCGCGCGCCAAGCATCACAGCGGCGCGGCCCACGCCGCCCACCCGCTCCCCAAGCCGGGCGCGAAGCCCGGCGCCAAGCCCTCGGATCGTCGGACCGCAGCGCCGGGCGCCAAGGGCAAGTCTCGCGGCGCGTCGGCTTCGTCCGGCGCACCTTCGAAGGCAGGCGCGCACCCGAAGGCCAAGCAGCGCCCGGGCCAGGGCGTCAAGAAGTTCAGCGGCCCCGGGCGCACGCGCCAGGCCTGA
- a CDS encoding MCE family protein — MSEQANAFRLGLFVIVASLLLVGGLAFLGAWSFTRNTVRVETYFEDSIEGLEVGAPVKHRGVTVGRVSQIGFVFQRYDTDSDESIEGALLGRMVFVVMDLTIARGDEGALRRNLAASVDLGLRARLESSGLLGATFLELAMVEPARNPAFVPDWEPKEIFVPSSRSVRAQLSRAIEQIAYQFERADFGKVLSSVEKLADSVGAVLGETDLSGLGKNASALLAELRESNARLREILNDDRIGPMIGDAADSAASLRRILTGSEEEALAVVGDIRSLVERASSTMAKLDELVSSDRLTKTLDDLSRVSDEAAPAAAEARLLIKSLNALVAEQRQDLEAIMVNLRRVLSNAAVITEDAKQNPARLLFGEPPAPVNPSERGSR, encoded by the coding sequence GTGAGCGAGCAGGCAAACGCTTTCAGACTGGGTCTCTTCGTGATCGTCGCGTCGCTCCTGCTGGTGGGGGGGCTGGCGTTCCTCGGCGCGTGGTCCTTCACGCGGAACACGGTGCGGGTCGAGACGTATTTCGAGGACTCCATCGAGGGGCTCGAGGTCGGAGCGCCGGTGAAGCATCGGGGCGTCACGGTTGGGCGTGTGTCGCAGATCGGGTTCGTGTTCCAGCGGTACGACACCGACTCCGACGAGTCAATCGAGGGCGCGCTGCTTGGGCGCATGGTGTTCGTGGTGATGGATCTCACGATCGCGCGCGGCGACGAGGGGGCGCTGCGTCGGAACCTCGCCGCGTCGGTGGATCTCGGCCTTCGCGCACGGCTGGAGTCCAGCGGGCTGCTCGGTGCGACCTTCTTGGAGCTGGCGATGGTCGAACCGGCGCGCAACCCGGCGTTTGTGCCCGACTGGGAGCCGAAAGAGATCTTCGTGCCCTCGAGCCGCAGCGTTCGCGCGCAGCTCTCGAGGGCGATCGAACAGATCGCGTATCAGTTCGAGCGCGCGGATTTCGGGAAGGTGCTCTCCAGCGTGGAGAAACTCGCCGACTCGGTGGGCGCGGTCCTGGGCGAGACGGACCTCTCCGGTCTGGGCAAGAACGCGTCGGCGCTGCTGGCGGAGCTGCGTGAATCGAACGCGCGACTGCGCGAGATCCTCAACGACGATCGCATCGGGCCGATGATCGGGGACGCCGCCGACTCGGCCGCCTCGCTCCGGCGGATCCTGACGGGCTCCGAAGAGGAAGCCCTGGCTGTCGTCGGGGACATCCGATCGCTCGTCGAGCGAGCGTCGAGCACGATGGCCAAGCTCGACGAGCTCGTCTCGAGCGACCGTCTGACGAAGACGCTCGACGACCTCTCGCGTGTTTCGGACGAGGCGGCCCCCGCCGCCGCCGAGGCACGCCTGCTGATCAAGAGTCTGAACGCCCTGGTCGCCGAGCAGCGACAGGATCTGGAGGCGATCATGGTGAACCTGAGACGAGTGCTGAGCAACGCGGCCGTGATCACCGAGGACGCCAAGCAGAACCCGGCGCGCCTGCTGTTCGGCGAGCCGCCTGCGCCGGTCAATCCCAGCGAGAGGGGGTCGAGATGA
- a CDS encoding serine/threonine protein kinase, producing the protein MASSSAKDIFLDALELPPAEREGFVRGACDGDAALLEAVERLVRAHEAANRVFLGAPTVDVSRVMRESATDDALVEQPGARLGAYVIREKIGEGGFAIVYRAEQEAPVRREVALKVLKAGMDSAAVIRRFESERQTLARMSHPGIARILDAGTTGAGRPWFAMELVDGLPITEYCDLHRLTVRERLRLFHRVCLAVQHAHQKGVIHRDIKPGNVLIVGVDGAPEARVIDFGIAKALAQDDGGGVTATGQFVGTPLYMAPEQASGGVIDTRTDVYALGVVLYELLAGATPFDTTRLESAPLIEVLRVIRDEDAPRPSTKIASLGDAADTLAVSRRTDPHRLWRELRGDLDNLVARAIEKDPARRYPGVTALADDVQRYLDGMPLEAGPPTVRYRASKALRRHKVGFAAAGVMGLAVVALASGAVVFGLRQRENAERLEAQRARSDTAAEFARGILTGVDPARARGADTTLLREILADATTRVESELRDAHPEAAFDMRTTLGVVYSRIGDLDAALRLFTLASVDAAERFGPGDVRTLEVTSRRATTLTEMGRYDEAIALMTPVLEQHRRARGDAHPETQSALLNLATMKGRAGRSEEARPLLEEVYALRLRTLGADHESTQTAANNLAVTLSDLGDDEGAAGLLRSVLDAQIRTLGEEHPRPLTTAHNLAGALVDAGREDEATALMERTFEIKKRVLGEGHPSTMVTAGSLGSVYSRTGRAAEAEALFRRAIEVAETSLSPDDPRRVSLLNGLGGLMLREDRPEEAEPLLARAGEIMARVAGEDHPQTLRVRANHANALLRLRRYDETRDTAERAREAAKHRLGPAHPITVDLTRTLAFALDGSGERDAAVGLLREARAECADNAQAERIDEALARVAGAGAGG; encoded by the coding sequence GTGGCGAGCAGCTCGGCCAAGGACATCTTTCTCGACGCGCTCGAGCTGCCTCCGGCGGAGCGCGAGGGGTTCGTCCGAGGGGCGTGCGATGGGGACGCTGCGCTGCTCGAAGCGGTTGAGCGTCTGGTGCGGGCGCACGAGGCGGCGAACCGGGTGTTCCTGGGCGCCCCGACGGTGGATGTGTCGCGTGTGATGCGTGAATCAGCGACCGATGATGCGCTGGTCGAGCAGCCCGGCGCGCGCCTGGGCGCGTATGTGATCCGGGAGAAGATCGGCGAGGGCGGCTTCGCGATCGTGTACCGCGCCGAGCAGGAGGCCCCGGTGCGCCGCGAGGTCGCGCTCAAGGTGCTGAAGGCCGGCATGGATTCCGCCGCCGTCATCCGGCGATTCGAGTCCGAGCGCCAGACTCTCGCGCGGATGAGCCACCCCGGGATCGCGCGGATCCTCGACGCCGGCACGACCGGCGCAGGTCGCCCGTGGTTCGCGATGGAGCTGGTGGACGGGCTGCCGATCACCGAGTACTGCGATCTCCACCGGCTGACCGTGCGTGAGCGCCTCCGGCTGTTTCATCGCGTGTGCCTCGCGGTGCAGCACGCGCATCAGAAGGGCGTGATCCACCGGGACATCAAGCCCGGGAACGTGCTGATCGTGGGCGTCGACGGCGCGCCCGAGGCGCGGGTGATCGACTTCGGCATCGCGAAGGCGCTGGCGCAGGACGACGGCGGAGGGGTGACGGCGACGGGCCAGTTCGTCGGCACGCCCCTCTACATGGCGCCCGAGCAGGCGAGCGGGGGCGTGATCGACACGCGGACCGACGTGTACGCGCTGGGGGTCGTGCTGTACGAGTTGCTGGCCGGCGCGACGCCCTTCGACACCACGCGGCTGGAATCGGCGCCGCTGATCGAGGTGCTGCGCGTGATCCGGGACGAGGACGCGCCGCGCCCCTCGACCAAGATCGCGTCGCTGGGCGACGCCGCCGATACGCTGGCGGTCTCGCGTCGCACCGACCCACACCGGCTATGGCGTGAGTTGCGAGGCGACCTCGACAACCTCGTGGCGCGCGCGATCGAGAAGGACCCAGCGCGCCGGTACCCGGGCGTCACGGCGCTGGCGGACGACGTGCAGCGCTATCTCGATGGGATGCCTCTGGAGGCCGGGCCCCCGACGGTGCGATACCGCGCCTCCAAGGCGCTGCGCAGGCACAAGGTCGGCTTCGCCGCCGCTGGGGTGATGGGGCTTGCAGTCGTGGCGCTCGCGTCGGGCGCGGTCGTGTTCGGCCTGCGCCAGCGAGAGAACGCGGAGCGTCTCGAGGCGCAGCGCGCGCGGTCCGACACGGCGGCGGAGTTCGCGCGAGGGATCCTGACGGGCGTCGACCCGGCGCGCGCCCGCGGCGCCGACACGACGCTGCTGCGCGAGATCCTGGCGGACGCGACGACGCGCGTCGAATCGGAACTCCGCGACGCCCACCCCGAGGCGGCGTTCGACATGCGCACCACGCTCGGCGTCGTCTACTCGCGCATCGGCGACCTGGACGCGGCCCTGCGCCTGTTCACGCTCGCGTCGGTCGACGCGGCGGAGCGGTTCGGGCCCGGAGATGTCCGCACGCTCGAGGTCACCTCGCGCCGGGCGACGACCCTCACCGAGATGGGGCGCTACGACGAGGCGATCGCGCTGATGACGCCCGTGCTCGAGCAGCACCGGCGCGCGCGCGGCGACGCGCACCCGGAGACGCAGTCCGCCCTGCTCAACCTCGCGACGATGAAGGGGCGCGCGGGGCGGTCCGAGGAGGCGCGCCCGCTGCTTGAAGAGGTCTACGCGCTGCGCCTGCGAACCCTCGGCGCCGATCATGAAAGCACGCAGACCGCGGCGAACAACCTCGCTGTCACACTCTCCGACCTCGGCGACGACGAGGGCGCGGCGGGGTTGCTGCGATCTGTCCTCGACGCGCAGATCCGGACCCTGGGCGAGGAGCACCCCCGACCGCTGACCACGGCGCACAACCTGGCCGGGGCGCTCGTCGACGCCGGGCGCGAGGACGAAGCGACGGCGCTGATGGAACGCACGTTTGAGATCAAGAAGCGCGTTCTGGGCGAGGGTCACCCGAGCACGATGGTCACCGCCGGGTCGCTCGGCTCGGTCTACTCACGCACCGGGCGCGCGGCGGAGGCGGAGGCGCTGTTCCGACGCGCCATCGAGGTCGCGGAAACATCGCTCTCGCCCGACGACCCGCGCCGTGTCTCGCTGCTCAACGGGCTCGGAGGCCTGATGCTGCGCGAAGATCGTCCGGAGGAGGCGGAGCCGCTGCTGGCGCGCGCCGGCGAGATCATGGCCCGCGTCGCTGGCGAGGATCACCCACAGACCCTCAGGGTGCGCGCGAACCACGCGAACGCGCTGCTTCGCCTCCGGCGCTACGACGAAACGCGTGACACGGCGGAGCGCGCTCGCGAGGCGGCGAAGCATCGTCTCGGCCCGGCGCACCCGATCACGGTCGACCTGACGCGCACGCTCGCGTTCGCGCTCGACGGGAGCGGGGAGCGCGACGCCGCGGTCGGCCTGCTGCGCGAGGCGCGCGCCGAGTGCGCCGACAACGCGCAGGCGGAGCGTATCGACGAGGCGCTCGCCCGGGTCGCCGGGGCGGGCGCAGGGGGCTGA
- a CDS encoding membrane integrity-associated transporter subunit PqiC gives MMRAESIRARALVGVVAFSSLALAGGCVNLSQAHQPKAHFAIEAPAPAARAPSSERSGAVRVMRVRVAPPSDGRMFVYRVGEHEYTLDYFNIFVADPDQMLTAAVVEAMTASGPFVTVVGPGGGADATMRLETTVLAMHADLRDSSRPSAFVRARFVLLADGNGATRVLGQWTHEHAEPVGSPAPGDLAGGWGRAWGQVLSRVSADASGAMGLR, from the coding sequence ATGATGCGTGCGGAATCCATTCGCGCGAGGGCGCTGGTCGGCGTCGTCGCGTTCTCGTCGCTCGCGCTGGCGGGCGGGTGCGTCAATCTCTCGCAGGCCCACCAGCCCAAGGCGCACTTCGCGATCGAGGCGCCGGCGCCGGCGGCGAGGGCCCCGTCCTCGGAGCGCTCCGGCGCGGTGCGGGTCATGCGTGTGCGCGTCGCGCCGCCCTCGGACGGGCGCATGTTCGTGTACCGCGTGGGCGAGCACGAGTACACGCTCGACTACTTCAACATCTTCGTCGCCGACCCCGACCAGATGCTGACGGCGGCGGTCGTCGAAGCGATGACCGCGTCGGGCCCCTTCGTGACGGTGGTCGGCCCGGGCGGCGGCGCCGACGCCACCATGCGCCTCGAGACCACGGTCCTGGCGATGCATGCCGACCTGCGAGACTCGTCGCGACCCAGCGCCTTCGTTCGGGCGCGGTTCGTCCTGCTCGCTGATGGAAACGGCGCGACCCGCGTGCTGGGCCAGTGGACGCACGAGCACGCGGAGCCCGTTGGCTCGCCCGCCCCGGGCGATCTCGCCGGGGGCTGGGGCAGGGCGTGGGGCCAGGTGCTCTCGCGGGTTTCGGCCGACGCGTCGGGGGCCATGGGGCTGCGCTGA
- a CDS encoding RNA-binding protein, whose product MKIYVGNLPFTATQSDVEALFAEHGQVGEVTMINDRETGRPRGFGFVEMPDSSQANAAIAALNGRDYNGRALNINEARERTAGGGGGGGGRGGPRGGFRR is encoded by the coding sequence ATGAAGATCTATGTTGGAAACCTCCCCTTTACCGCCACGCAGTCCGATGTCGAGGCTCTCTTCGCAGAGCACGGCCAGGTCGGCGAGGTCACGATGATCAACGATCGCGAGACCGGTCGTCCGCGCGGCTTCGGCTTCGTCGAGATGCCCGACTCCTCGCAGGCCAACGCCGCGATCGCCGCCCTCAACGGGCGCGATTACAACGGCCGCGCCCTCAACATCAATGAGGCCCGCGAGCGCACCGCCGGCGGCGGTGGCGGCGGCGGCGGGCGTGGCGGCCCTCGCGGCGGCTTCCGTCGCTAA
- a CDS encoding sigma-70 family RNA polymerase sigma factor encodes MTSGHDITVLLGRAPSDSRAQQDLLTLVYDQLRAMAQAKMRSERKGHTLDATGLVHEAYLRLLSGEKCDWNDRAHFFRTASECMRRILVDHARARKADKRGGGAPVMPLSVVDLASEDDPDRVLALDEALTTLASEDARAAEIVKLRFFGGLSAEETAKLLDLSERTVMRDWAFARARLFALMEGDDAGAPPQG; translated from the coding sequence ATGACCAGCGGCCACGATATCACGGTGCTTCTGGGTCGCGCGCCGTCGGATTCCCGCGCACAGCAGGACCTGCTCACGCTTGTCTACGACCAGCTCCGAGCGATGGCGCAGGCCAAGATGCGCTCCGAACGCAAGGGCCACACCCTCGACGCCACCGGGCTGGTTCACGAGGCGTACCTGCGCCTCCTCTCGGGCGAGAAGTGCGACTGGAACGACCGGGCGCACTTCTTCAGGACAGCGTCGGAGTGCATGCGCCGGATTCTCGTCGACCACGCGAGGGCGCGCAAGGCCGACAAACGCGGCGGCGGCGCGCCGGTCATGCCGCTGTCGGTCGTTGATCTGGCCAGCGAGGACGACCCGGACCGGGTGCTCGCGCTGGACGAGGCCCTGACAACGCTGGCGTCGGAGGACGCCCGGGCGGCCGAGATCGTCAAACTGCGGTTCTTCGGGGGGCTGAGCGCCGAGGAGACCGCGAAGCTGCTCGACCTCTCCGAGCGCACCGTGATGCGCGACTGGGCCTTCGCGCGAGCGCGCCTTTTCGCGCTCATGGAGGGCGACGACGCCGGGGCGCCGCCGCAGGGTTGA
- a CDS encoding MlaE family lipid ABC transporter permease subunit, whose amino-acid sequence MTSRPNQPGVPPSASATSSVENGSATLTLRGRLDTNTLGGVWDDAVRPLRDAGARSLAVDVSGVEYCDGAGLALLVELDRLARVAGGTVEFRGISDDLRGLFDRARSSGEPRATPAREGFVTQVGRATGALIADFRVLTTFLGELTAALAWAAMHPTKIRYREMFLICEKAGARATPVVCLLGFLMGLIISFQSAAPLRALGVESTIPMLLAIAMVRELGPLVTAIILAGRSGSAFAAELGTMKVTEEINALTTMGIEPARFLVVPRLLAAMLMTPLLSLFATLCGLVGGYVIMLTLGFSFPFYVREVQGAVDGVDLMGGLAKSVVFAFLVAAVGCARGLQTRGGPGAVGNSTTNAVVTGIVLIVAANAVLGVMFYFLGI is encoded by the coding sequence GTGACGAGCAGGCCGAACCAACCCGGCGTCCCACCCAGCGCATCCGCGACGTCGAGCGTCGAGAACGGGTCGGCAACGCTCACGCTCCGAGGGAGGCTCGATACGAACACGCTCGGGGGTGTCTGGGACGACGCGGTCCGTCCGCTGCGCGACGCCGGCGCGCGATCGCTGGCGGTGGATGTCTCGGGCGTGGAGTACTGCGACGGCGCCGGGCTGGCGCTGCTCGTCGAGCTCGACCGGCTGGCGCGCGTCGCTGGCGGGACGGTGGAGTTCCGCGGCATCTCCGACGACCTGCGAGGCCTGTTCGATCGCGCGCGATCGTCCGGCGAGCCGCGCGCGACCCCGGCCAGAGAGGGGTTCGTTACCCAGGTTGGGCGCGCGACCGGCGCCCTTATCGCCGACTTCCGAGTGCTCACGACCTTTCTGGGGGAACTGACCGCGGCGCTGGCGTGGGCGGCCATGCACCCCACGAAGATCCGCTACCGGGAGATGTTCCTGATCTGCGAGAAGGCGGGCGCTCGCGCGACCCCGGTGGTGTGCCTGCTCGGGTTCCTGATGGGGCTGATCATCTCGTTCCAGTCCGCGGCGCCGCTGCGCGCGCTTGGGGTGGAGTCCACGATCCCCATGCTGCTCGCGATCGCGATGGTGCGCGAGCTCGGCCCGCTGGTGACGGCGATCATCCTCGCGGGTCGCTCGGGCTCGGCGTTCGCGGCGGAGCTGGGGACGATGAAGGTGACCGAAGAGATCAACGCGTTGACCACGATGGGCATCGAGCCCGCGCGGTTCCTTGTCGTGCCCCGATTGCTGGCGGCGATGCTGATGACGCCGCTGCTCTCGCTGTTCGCCACGCTCTGCGGCCTCGTGGGGGGGTATGTGATCATGCTGACGCTTGGGTTCTCCTTCCCGTTCTACGTGCGCGAGGTGCAGGGCGCGGTCGACGGCGTGGACCTGATGGGGGGGCTCGCGAAATCGGTCGTGTTCGCGTTCCTGGTCGCGGCGGTGGGGTGCGCGAGGGGGCTGCAGACCCGGGGCGGTCCCGGGGCGGTTGGCAACAGCACGACCAACGCGGTGGTGACGGGCATCGTGCTGATCGTCGCCGCCAACGCGGTGCTGGGCGTCATGTTCTACTTCCTCGGGATCTGA